The following are from one region of the Halictus rubicundus isolate RS-2024b chromosome 15, iyHalRubi1_principal, whole genome shotgun sequence genome:
- the LOC143361563 gene encoding uncharacterized protein LOC143361563 translates to MTSGREIYGAFSLIVDDVDSHSISSENSDMDGLSNESSSKNSSTQTPMDSPGGPRERIKQMQVEAETRRGEFARLLEEHAQVVRMLKMMEAEE, encoded by the exons ATGACGTCGGGGAGGGAAATCTATGGCGCATTTAG cCTGATCGTGGACGACGTGGACTCGCACTCGATATCGAGCGAGAATTCGGACATGGACGGTCTGTCGAACGAAAGCAGCTCGAAGAACTCGTCGACGCAGACACCGATGGACAGTCCGGGTGGTCCCAGAGAGAGGATCAAGCAAATGCAGGTCGAGGCAGAGACCAGGAGAGGAGAGTTCGCGAGGTTGCTCGAGGAGCACGCCCAGGTGGTCAGGATGCTGAAGATGATGGAGGCTGAGGAGTAG
- the LOC143361561 gene encoding uncharacterized protein LOC143361561 translates to MNARVTMGRQSTHVNPTQYVRRDRGECFKALRIGPLINATQLASTVHGTPWNMENRHAVFQVERLGNGRIASKQREIRSQESSTYIPPGLDSLHAIVRTLLFTVYKTNLHVWNTQLYNAIKRTSLYSVEIS, encoded by the exons ATGAATGCTCGAGTAACGATGGGTCGTCAATCAACAC ATGTAAACCCAACGCAATATGTACGCAGAGACCGAGGAGAATGTTTCAAAGCCTTACGCATTGGTCCGTTAATTAACGCGACGCAATTAGCTTCTACCGTCCACGGGACACCATGGAACATGGAAAATCGACACGCGGTTTTCCAGGTAGAACGACTCGGAAACGGTCGCATTGCGTCGAAACAAAGGGAGATACGTTCGCAGGAAAGCTCTACGTATATTCCGCCAGGTTTAGACTCGTTACACGCTATCGTACGTACGCTTCTTTTTACGGTATATAAAACTAACTTACACGTATGGAACACTCAATTATACAACGCTATAAAACGTACAAGCTTGTACTCCGTCGAGATTTCCTAG
- the LOC143361557 gene encoding transmembrane protein 192 isoform X1, giving the protein MVSLLRNPNTSGSGAVFFDASVNMDDEECFQQVLTSEEEEDFQRLETVPIVSVPLILGVCLEIAGIVFVCVWPEEQNKCDTYFVYLYLHCAYWLIVMLTDHLVKKKHHNLRIYGYLDFYQSTYQNIRTPLFIASLWVTCYLLLAIVLHHTHKVNYEQYCRESEWFTPLNYIVLLTTLELMIIVPVYVHYIKKVLKFNRLRPAPDVTREEWLSSFNHDSYAGREEVGYHPRGSNLEELLEKQADLIRYLLDYNVTLSHKMMLLAIKRRLPEQ; this is encoded by the exons ATGGTCAGCCTTCTCCGAAATCCGAATACGTCCGGTAGC GGTGCTGTGTTCTTCGATGCATCTGTGAATATGGACGACGAGGAATGCTTCCAACAGGTGTTGACATCCGAAGAAGAGGAGGACTTTCAGAGACTGGAAACTGTACCCATCGTGTCGGTTCCTCTGATACTAGGC GTCTGTTTAGAAATAGCGGGAATTGTGTTTGTGTGCGTTTGGCCTGAGGAGCAGAACAAATGCGACACttattttgtatatttgtatcTCCACTGTGCCTACTGGTTGATTGTCATGCTAACAGATCATCTTGTGAAAAAGAAACACCACAACTTGCGTATCTACGGTTATCTTGACTTTTATCAATCAACATATCAGAATATAAGGACACCCCTGTTTATAGCGTCATTGTGGGTCACGTGTTATTTACTGTTGGCCATTGTTCTGCATCATACGCACAAAGTGAATTATGAGCAATACTGTAGAGAGTCGGAGTGGTTCACTCCCTTGAATTATATTGTACTATTAACAACTCTAGAGTTGATGATTATAGTGCCAGTATATGTACATTATATTA AAAAAGTTCTGAAGTTCAACCGTTTGCGTCCTGCACCGGATGTCACACGAGAGGAATGGTTGTCATCTTTTAACCATGACAGTTACGCGGGCAGAGAGGAAGTAGGTTACCACCCTAGAGGATCGAACTTGGAGGAGTTGCTAGAGAAACAGGCAGATTTGATTAGATACCTGCTAGACTACAATGTTACTCTGAGCCATAAAATGATGTTACTAGCAATTAAACGTAGACTCCCGgagcaataa
- the LOC143361557 gene encoding transmembrane protein 192 isoform X2, which produces MDDEECFQQVLTSEEEEDFQRLETVPIVSVPLILGVCLEIAGIVFVCVWPEEQNKCDTYFVYLYLHCAYWLIVMLTDHLVKKKHHNLRIYGYLDFYQSTYQNIRTPLFIASLWVTCYLLLAIVLHHTHKVNYEQYCRESEWFTPLNYIVLLTTLELMIIVPVYVHYIKKVLKFNRLRPAPDVTREEWLSSFNHDSYAGREEVGYHPRGSNLEELLEKQADLIRYLLDYNVTLSHKMMLLAIKRRLPEQ; this is translated from the exons ATGGACGACGAGGAATGCTTCCAACAGGTGTTGACATCCGAAGAAGAGGAGGACTTTCAGAGACTGGAAACTGTACCCATCGTGTCGGTTCCTCTGATACTAGGC GTCTGTTTAGAAATAGCGGGAATTGTGTTTGTGTGCGTTTGGCCTGAGGAGCAGAACAAATGCGACACttattttgtatatttgtatcTCCACTGTGCCTACTGGTTGATTGTCATGCTAACAGATCATCTTGTGAAAAAGAAACACCACAACTTGCGTATCTACGGTTATCTTGACTTTTATCAATCAACATATCAGAATATAAGGACACCCCTGTTTATAGCGTCATTGTGGGTCACGTGTTATTTACTGTTGGCCATTGTTCTGCATCATACGCACAAAGTGAATTATGAGCAATACTGTAGAGAGTCGGAGTGGTTCACTCCCTTGAATTATATTGTACTATTAACAACTCTAGAGTTGATGATTATAGTGCCAGTATATGTACATTATATTA AAAAAGTTCTGAAGTTCAACCGTTTGCGTCCTGCACCGGATGTCACACGAGAGGAATGGTTGTCATCTTTTAACCATGACAGTTACGCGGGCAGAGAGGAAGTAGGTTACCACCCTAGAGGATCGAACTTGGAGGAGTTGCTAGAGAAACAGGCAGATTTGATTAGATACCTGCTAGACTACAATGTTACTCTGAGCCATAAAATGATGTTACTAGCAATTAAACGTAGACTCCCGgagcaataa
- the LOC143361546 gene encoding uncharacterized protein LOC143361546 produces the protein MFGRQIFLESVDDRSEQWRRNECLRQLLAARAQQGTPIAQLARVPFSRNDGFTLDLNFIVLDDPYLRTPRINTTDQYLLEYIRQMEERYAAMERELTRTKMLLPLIPRNTVPLRQASQTDWKECSLAKKYGCNGANSLGSQRETTVRSRDALNREKMNVSSRRRHHARRGRDSIVDHTNWRNCRNTFQNSQNDVYPIRDPGSRSCRPKILNNDSTAVCSTHNVAVILSQDSTPLTDDSRRDQTVPRPEVHTFFPSGNTSTSLHANNNIILDSENNRDATNIADGSGKSSITANMPKPPPPMKNVLMEACQRSEEKREPETSRFIDSDVKHEDCKETGFMANGSILPSAMKSNLHQDDSGRNPESMLRGSSDDRAEKRAIKRMKCFENAFVRREENRLRKLQQERNSLTNDQARNLTRMLQKNVRTQKRVPTPRSNVHTACTPMVQPALSNPVLDPNGMTVRLLRLAVLLYAPTLLPTLNSLIAQQNNQSTIPIPCFEGSNDLLTQLFRVLSNQQRVPNLSYTASPRPEETPQNSSVASSSSPRSLSNPEQRFQTLSKQSQDETVASTSRQEINSVGVDASSYPRDHENSNASAGQCGETFPRERTEEN, from the exons ATGTTCGGAAGACAGATATTTTTGGAGTCAGTGGACGATCGAAGCGAACAATGGAGGCGCAACGAGTGCCTTCGACAACTTTTGGCTGCCCGAGCACAACAGGGAACACCGATCGCACAGCTGGCAAGAGTTCCTTTCTCCAGAAACGATGGGTTCACGCTTGATCTGAACTTTATTGTTCTCGATGATCCCTACCTTAGAACGCCACGAAT AAACACAACCGACCAATATTTACTGGAATACATAAGACAGATGGAAGAGAGGTACGCGGCAATGGAAAGAGAATTGACCAGAACGAAAATGCTGCTTCCCTTGATACCGCGCAACACCGTTCCCCTGCGTCAAGCG TCGCAGACGGACTGGAAGGAATGCTCCCTCGCGAAGAAATACGGTTGTAACGGTGCGAATTCGTTGGGAAGTCAGAGAGAGACCACCGTTCGCTCGCGAGACGCTCTAAATCGAGAGAAAATGAATGTTTCCTCGAGGAGGAGGCATCATGCGAGAAGGGGGAGAGATTCGATTGTGGATCATACGAATTGGAGGAACTGCCGGAACACTTTCCAG AATTCGCAGAACGACGTTTACCCCATAAGAGACCCCGGAAGTCGCTCGTGCAGACCAAAAATCTTGAACAACGACTCCACGGCTGTCTGCTCGACGCATAACGTTGCCGTGATCCTCTCTCAAGACTCGACACCCTTAACCGACGACTCGAGACGCGACCAAACAGTCCCTAGACCCGAAGTTCATACATTTTTCCCGAGTGGAAACACGAGCACGAGTTTACACGCGAACAACAACATTATCTTGGACTCTGAAAACAACCGCGACGCGACCAACATAGCCGACGGTTCTGGGAAATCCTCGATCACCGCCAACATGCCGAAGCCACCGCCTCCGatgaaaaat GTGTTGATGGAAGCTTGCCAAAGATCCGAAGAGAAACGTGAACCGGAAACGTCGCGCTTTATTGACTCCGATGTCAAACACGAGGATTGTAAGGAAACCGGCTTTATGGCAAACGGGTCGATATTGCCATCGGCGATGAAGTCGAATCTTCATCAAGACGACTCCGGACGGAATCCCGAGAGCATGCTGCGAGGATCGAGCGACGATCGCGCGGAGAAACGCGCGATCAAGCGGATGAAATGCTTTGAAAACGCTTTCGTGCGACGCGAGGAGAATCGTCTCCGGAAGTTGCAACAAGAGAGGAACAGTCTAACGAACGATCAGGCGAGGAATTTAACGAGAATGCTTCAGAAAAATGTTCGAACGCAGAAAAGAGTGCCAACACCGAGAAGCAACGTGCATACCGCTTGCACTCCGATGGTGCAACCTGCATTATCCAATCCGGTGCTGGACCCGAACGGAATGACCGTTCGATTGCTGCG ATTAGCGGTGCTGCTCTACGCCCCAACACTGTTGCCAACACTGAATTCTTTGATTGCTCAGCAAAACAATCAATCGACGATCCCGATACCTTGTTTCGAAGGCTCGAACGACCTGTTGACTCAACTTTTCCGTGTGTTGAGCAATCAACAACGCGTCCCTAATCTGTCGTACACGGCCAGTCCCCGACCAGAAGAAACTCCGCAAAATTCCAGCGTTGCATCATCGAGTTCGCCGCGCTCTTTGTCGAATCCAGAACAGCGATTCCAG ACGCTGTCGAAGCAGTCTCAGGACGAGACCGTCGCTTCGACCAGCCGCCAGGAAATAAATTCGGTCGGCGTTGACGCATCCTCTTATCCTCGCGATCATGAGAATTCGAACGCTTCTGCTGGCCAGTGCGGCGAGACCTTTCCGCGCGAGCGAACGGAAGAAAATTAG
- the LOC143361552 gene encoding uncharacterized protein LOC143361552 has translation MSEPEAAAANADPNKKDPNADLYETKTPKKLIRLVTVVAYMFSVSFVAIVLSAYYLFLWVPPDPKLLRRPVHQAGDPELNFLVADDTTTAEIPLSGASKFGGRIADDDVDAKSRLNKQHESLNESLLILKMFLTEQQRKLRHASAGSNSSKERLETESRTEKTLLVANSTTVFADGPQGFAKGAEHIPVSPRTKTTAFVEETNVTDTEIWPAKDARNYRSKSFQEELSSTVGIVALIHRSNLATDGKESPDRLAINASRNWKFADRLESNPPFQPLANIAMNSKETQLEKVTVRSVSNESNRTEEPEVATTTSGTASRPKNLLTILTTTATSSSSFTELTPRDLTTNPNTETRESLSTNTSTGND, from the exons ATGAGCGAACCAGAAGCCGCCGCGGCGAACGCCGATCCTAACAAGAAGGACCCGAACGCGGACCTATACGAAACCAAGACACCCAAGAAGCTGATCCGCCTGGTCACCGTAGTGGCCTACATGTTCTCCGTCAGTTTCGTGGCTATAGTTCTCAGCGCGTACTATTTGTTCCTCTGGGTCCCGCCGGACCCGAAGCTTCTGCGACGGCCGGTTCACCAGGCGGGTGACCCTGAACTGAATTTTTTGGTGGCCGATGATACTACTACGGCCGAGATCCCGCTTTCAGGAGCCAGCAAATTCGGTGGGCGCATCGCCGACGACGATGTCGACGCCAAGAGTCGGCTAAACAAGCAACACGAAAGCCTGAACGAGTCTCTGCTGATACTGAAGATGTTCCTGACGGAACAGCAGAGGAAGTTGAGACACGCCTCCGCTGGGTCGAACTCGAGCAAAGAGAGACTCGAAACTGAATCCAGAACCGAGAAGACGCTCCTCGTTGCGAACTCTACGACCGTTTTTGCCGACGGACCACAGGGTTTCGCGAAGGGGGCAGAGCACATTCCAGTAAGTCCTCGGACAAAGACGACTGCGTTTGTCGAGGAGACAAATGTTACGGACACCGAGATTTGGCCCGCTAAAGATGCTAGGAATTACCGATCGAAGTCGTTTCAAGAGGAGTTGTCGAGCACCGTTGGAATAGTCGCGTTGATCCATCGATCGAACCTTGCGACGGATGGAAAAGAGTCTCCCGATCGGCTTGCCATAAATGCCTCGCGTAACTGGAAGTTCGCCGATCGTCTGGAATCGAACCCGCCGTTCCAACCACTCGCTAATATTGCGATGAATTCCAAAG AAACGCAACTAGAAAAGGTGACGGTGAGATCGGTGTCCAATGAGAGTAATCGGACCGAGGAACCGGAAGTTGCCACGACCACCTCGGGTACCGCATCACGGCCAAAGAATTTGTTAACGATTCTAACAACCACGGCGACGTCCTCGAGCTCTTTCACCGAGTTGACTCCGCGGGATCTGACAACAAATCCGAACACGGAGACCAGAGAGAGCCTAAGCACTAACACGAGTACAGGGAACGATTGA
- the LOC143361539 gene encoding U3 small nucleolar RNA-associated protein 25 homolog, whose amino-acid sequence MARGKRPIRGGKRKFSRHDSQPKPKKGKFNLKEASYVKERDVKNREIEKRRQILEEEKLKQEELVTDSSDEEQTNPLQALLSTFSNVKTFQKTAIDSNSESDTSDDEDDTVEHKDSNENLAVNSDDDTRLSSHSENEEIQVREMDEEDPETAKEDAGHLKDPFSIHLRDDLSDKFYEVVSSIPQIVETQTISWPTLRNLICEIPKAPKDENYMKQKPKVSILEDKQYAQCGSIPSLIETVDWNKLYIKAQIQSNITRANYTNIKDNVDTNPSPLTPLQKELFSVINNYQDLYYPERTFSNADQIRFVYCLHAINHALKTRTKVLHHNAKIAKAKCTKMAEIPDEYRDQGLVRPKILIIVPFRHSCLKIVELLIAILIGEDKGGSVMNKKRFMDDFSGNELAMPKKNPKPEDYELTFQGNTDDTFKIGISITKKTLKLYSEFYSSDIIISSLLGLRMLVGAEGEEERDYDFLASIELLIMDQAELFVMQNWDHMVHVLNHLHLQPKDSHKTDFSRVRSWCVNGWTKYYRQTLIFSGIHIPEIYGVLNKRCHNYAGKIKVMNPIALGSICQVVVQVPQVFHRFEATSHFQALEQRMEFFTTKILPQYKDRIMNHTLIFFPSYFDYVKLRNYFKKEEYSFVQICEYSKDSKIARARDMFYHSDGHFLLYSERFHFFRRIRVKGIRHIIFYAPPTFPGFYSEMCNLMQEFNQNPRAGSDSNMTVTVLYCKYDIMQLSAIVGTERAHKMLGSEKSVHMLVTGE is encoded by the coding sequence ATGGCACGTGGAAAAAGACCGATTCGGGGTGGAAAACGGAAATTCAGCCGGCACGACAGTCAACCGAAACCCAAGAAAGGCAAGTTTAACCTAAAAGAAGCTTCATATGTTAAAGAACGCGATGTTAAAAACAGGGAAATTGAGAAGCGTAGGCAAATTTTGGAAGAGGAGAAATTAAAACAAGAAGAATTGGTAACCGATAGTTCTGACGAAGAACAGACGAATCCTTTGCAAGCTTTACTATCCACATTTTCAAACGTTAAAACGTTTCAAAAAACTGCTATAGATTCGAATTCAGAAAGTGACACGTCCGATGACGAAGACGATACTGTAGAACATAAGGACAGCAATGAAAATTTGGCAGTAAATTCTGATGATGACACAAGACTATCCAGTCACAGCGAAAATGAGGAGATTCAAGTCAGAGAAATGGACGAAGAAGATCCTGAAACTGCTAAGGAAGATGCTGGGCATCTCAAAGACCCATTTTCCATTCATCTGCGAGATGACCTAAGCGATAAATTTTACGAGGTAGTTTCCAGTATCCCTCAAATCGTAGAAACACAGACAATATCATGGCCTACCCTTAGAAATCTTATCTGTGAAATTCCTAAAGCTCCAAAGGATGAAAACTATATGAAGCAAAAACCCAAAGTTTCTATTCTAGAAGATAAACAGTACGCACAATGCGGTAGCATACCTTCTTTGATCGAAACAGTAGATTGGAACAAATTGTATATAAAAGCACAAATTCAGAGTAATATCACGAGAGCAAATTACACGAATATAAAGGATAATGTTGATACAAATCCATCGCCTTTGACTCCTttgcaaaaagaattattttcagTGATAAACAATTATCAGGATTTATATTATCCTGAAAGGACCTTTTCCAATGCGGATCAGATAAGATTTGTATATTGCTTGCACGCGATTAATCATGCATTAAAAACTAGAACAAAAGTGCTGCATCACAATGCAAAAATAGCAAAAGCTAAATGTACAAAAATGGCAGAGATCCCTGACGAGTACAGAGATCAGGGTTTAGTTAGACCAAAAATTTTGATAATAGTTCCCTTTAGACATTCTTGTTTAAAAATCGTGGAGCTTCTGATAGCCATTTTGATCGGAGAAGACAAAGGTGGCTCTGTGATGAATAAAAAAAGgttcatggacgattttagcgGCAACGAACTTGCGATGCCAAAGAAGAATCCAAAACCAGAAGACTATGAGTTAACGTTTCAAGGGAACACAGATGACACGTTCAAAATTGGAATCTCTATCACGAAAAAGACTCTGAAATTATATTCTGAATTTTACTCTTCCGATATTATAATTTCATCTCTCTTAGGTTTGAGAATGTTAGTGGGAGCAGAAGGCGAAGAAGAGAGGGACTACGATTTTCTAGCATCGATAGAATTACTAATTATGGACCAAGCAGAATTGTTTGTAATGCAAAATTGGGACCACATGGTTCATGTTTTGAACCATCTACATTTGCAACCGAAAGATTCGCACAAGACAGATTTCTCTAGAGTTAGAAGTTGGTGCGTAAACGGATGGACTAAATATTACAGACAAACGTTAATATTCTCAGGTATTCATATACCTGAAATTTATGGAGTGTTGAACAAAAGGTGCCACAATTATGCAGGAAAAATCAAAGTAATGAATCCTATTGCTCTTGGATCCATTTGTCAAGTAGTTGTACAGGTCCCACAGGTGTTTCACAGGTTTGAAGCTACGAGTCATTTTCAAGCTTTGGAGCAGAGAATGGAATTCTTCACAACGAAAATACTTCCTCAGTACAAAGACAGAATCATGAACCACACATTGATCTTTTTCCCATCTTACTTCGACTATGTGAAGCTGCGGAATTATTTTAAAAAGGAGGAATACAGTTTTGTACAGATTTGCGAGTACTCCAAGGATTCGAAAATAGCGAGAGCGAGGGACATGTTTTACCACAGCGATGGTCACTTCCTATTGTACTCGGAGCGATTCCATTTCTTTCGTAGAATAAGAGTGAAGGGTATTAGGCATATTATATTTTACGCACCGCCCACGTTTCCCGGATTCTACAGCGAAATGTGCAATTTGATGCAAGAGTTCAATCAGAATCCACGAGCAGGCTCTGACAGCAACATGACAGTGACCGTTTTATACTGTAAATACGATATCATGCAACTTTCTGCGATTGTAGGCACAGAAAGAGCACACAAGATGCTCGGATCAGAAAAGTCTGTTCACATGCTTGTCACCGGTGAATGA